Proteins co-encoded in one Hymenobacter swuensis DY53 genomic window:
- a CDS encoding PspA/IM30 family protein — MNLFNRIFKIGQAEAHSAVNQFEDPIKLTEQGLRDLREDLDKALHALAEVKALVIRSRNDAETERSRALDYENKAVLLLQKAHRQELEAPEADRLATEALLKKTQHEAQAARATQEQQKFEASAQQLDQNVQQLKSTISQWDNELKTLKARVTVSTATKTINQQLAQLDSSGTVALLERMKDKVATEEALAESYGQIAQESKSIDQEIDKALGKDSSGQASADLQALKAKLGLG, encoded by the coding sequence ATGAACCTCTTCAACCGCATCTTCAAAATTGGGCAGGCCGAAGCGCATTCGGCAGTCAATCAGTTCGAGGACCCGATCAAGCTGACCGAGCAGGGTTTGCGCGATCTGCGCGAAGACCTTGATAAGGCCCTGCATGCACTGGCGGAGGTGAAGGCCCTGGTCATTCGCAGCCGCAACGATGCTGAGACGGAGCGCAGCCGCGCCCTCGACTACGAAAACAAGGCCGTGCTGCTGCTGCAAAAGGCTCACCGCCAGGAGCTGGAGGCCCCCGAAGCCGACCGCCTCGCCACGGAAGCCCTGCTCAAGAAAACCCAGCACGAAGCCCAGGCCGCCCGCGCCACCCAGGAGCAGCAGAAGTTCGAGGCCTCGGCCCAGCAGCTCGACCAGAACGTGCAGCAGCTCAAAAGCACCATCTCGCAGTGGGACAACGAGTTGAAAACGCTGAAAGCCCGCGTGACGGTGAGCACGGCCACCAAAACCATCAACCAGCAGCTGGCCCAGCTGGATTCGTCAGGCACGGTGGCGCTACTGGAGCGCATGAAGGACAAGGTGGCCACCGAGGAAGCCCTGGCCGAATCGTACGGGCAGATTGCGCAGGAAAGCAAGTCCATTGACCAGGAAATCGATAAGGCGCTGGGCAAAGACAGCAGCGGACAGGCCTCGGCCGATTTGCAGGCCCTGAAGGCGAAGCTGGGGCTGGGGTAA
- a CDS encoding type III secretion system chaperone family protein, which yields MANSYFYKIQNYLLELDFDIQHQDETNNLLVVSKPELGIEHLVLGCGEPLLILEQYLLELPTPSCDIYQRLLQKNRDIIHGAFVLDETGRKVIFRDTLQLEHLDRPELEAVFNSLGLLLSEFSDELIAFSKSGSEDA from the coding sequence ATGGCCAACTCTTACTTCTATAAGATTCAGAACTACCTACTGGAGCTTGACTTCGACATTCAGCACCAGGATGAGACCAACAACCTGCTGGTGGTGAGCAAGCCGGAGCTGGGCATCGAGCACTTGGTGCTGGGCTGCGGCGAGCCGCTGCTGATTCTGGAGCAGTACCTGCTGGAGCTGCCCACCCCCAGTTGCGACATCTACCAGCGGCTGCTACAGAAAAACCGCGACATCATTCACGGGGCCTTTGTGCTGGACGAAACGGGCCGCAAGGTCATCTTCCGCGACACGCTGCAGCTGGAGCACCTCGACCGGCCCGAGCTGGAGGCCGTTTTCAACTCGCTGGGCTTGCTGCTCAGCGAGTTCAGCGACGAGTTGATTGCGTTTTCAAAATCGGGTTCTGAGGACGCCTGA
- a CDS encoding XRE family transcriptional regulator — translation MSYVGKNIRKIRTVKKLSQAAFAELFGLARPSVGAYEEGRSEPKMETLIQIAHHFGLSVDLLLTKELTVNELYHFDIFRQEATPEAPATPVAATADRLARLTPFVPADRLLEYIVQHHNTAFIDALPPLTFPHQLGPATRAFEIVGAEMQHQQQGLRHQDVVLCCRVDKATATLRPGRIYAFVTQNSLLVRRLSERLPANVLRLRADNPDYGAQEFSLDQALEIWEVKAVFTTHLRPPSRIEDRVTRLERQVEELLARLDG, via the coding sequence ATGTCGTACGTAGGGAAGAACATCCGCAAGATAAGAACTGTCAAGAAGCTGAGTCAGGCCGCTTTTGCCGAGCTGTTTGGCCTGGCCCGGCCCAGCGTGGGGGCTTACGAAGAGGGTCGATCTGAGCCAAAAATGGAGACGCTGATCCAGATTGCTCATCATTTTGGCTTGTCCGTAGATCTGCTACTTACGAAAGAGCTAACCGTAAACGAGCTTTACCATTTCGATATTTTCCGGCAGGAAGCGACCCCCGAAGCACCCGCCACGCCAGTTGCTGCCACGGCCGACCGGCTGGCCCGACTCACGCCCTTCGTGCCCGCCGACCGCCTGCTTGAGTACATTGTGCAGCACCACAACACCGCCTTCATCGACGCGCTGCCGCCGCTCACGTTTCCGCACCAGCTGGGGCCGGCCACCCGGGCCTTTGAGATTGTTGGGGCCGAAATGCAGCACCAGCAGCAGGGCCTGCGCCATCAGGACGTGGTGCTGTGCTGCCGCGTAGATAAGGCCACAGCCACCCTGCGGCCGGGCCGCATTTATGCTTTCGTTACGCAAAACAGCTTGCTGGTGCGCCGCCTATCCGAGCGCCTGCCCGCTAACGTGCTCCGGCTCCGTGCCGACAATCCCGACTACGGCGCCCAAGAATTCTCGCTTGATCAGGCACTGGAAATCTGGGAAGTGAAGGCCGTGTTTACCACTCATCTGCGTCCGCCGTCCCGCATCGAGGACCGGGTGACGCGGCTGGAGCGGCAGGTGGAGGAGCTACTGGCGCGTCTGGACGGGTAG
- the hutU gene encoding urocanate hydratase: MPHSALDTPELNLEATSQSAAPAASATRPMYYEYKPAETVRAQHGITLRCKTWEAEAALRMLENNLDPAVSLVYDELIVYGGAGRAARNWKEYQTIVRTLKNLEPDETMLVQSGKAVGVLRTWAHAPRVLIANSNLVPAWSTQEYFDELDRLGLMMYGQMTAGSWIYIATQGILQGTYETFAAVADKHFAGTLAGTVTVTAGLGGMSGAQPLAVTMNDGVCLVIEPIDERVKQKVREGYLDEQARDLPHALALCEQYKAARTGWSIGLTGNAATVLPQLLTQGYKVDIVTDQTSAHDLLDYIPEGDIDAVLQLRKDDPAEFRRQALQSIMKHCQAIIDMQTAGAVALDYGNNLRGQAEKGGLKVRDDNGQFLYPGFVPGYIRPLFCEGKGPFRWAALSGDPQDILRIDRALLETFPDNKMLARWIEKAQAKVPFIGLPARVCWLGYGEREKFGLVINDLVARGEVSAPIVIGRDHLDCGSVASPNRETEGMLDGSDAVADWPLLNALANCASGADWVSLHNGGGVGIGNSTHSGMVIVATGTPEKAERLSRVLTTDPGMGVFRHADAGYELARQVAEERGVQIPGWE, encoded by the coding sequence ATGCCCCATTCCGCCCTCGATACGCCCGAGCTGAACCTGGAAGCCACCAGCCAATCGGCCGCGCCGGCCGCGTCCGCCACCCGGCCCATGTACTACGAGTACAAGCCCGCAGAAACCGTGCGCGCCCAGCACGGCATCACACTGCGCTGCAAAACCTGGGAAGCCGAAGCGGCCCTGCGGATGCTGGAAAACAACCTCGACCCGGCCGTGAGCCTCGTGTACGACGAGCTGATTGTGTACGGCGGGGCCGGCCGCGCCGCCCGCAACTGGAAAGAGTATCAGACCATTGTGCGCACCCTCAAAAACCTGGAGCCCGACGAAACCATGCTGGTGCAGAGCGGCAAGGCGGTGGGCGTGCTGCGTACCTGGGCCCACGCTCCGCGCGTACTCATTGCCAACTCCAACCTCGTGCCCGCCTGGAGTACCCAGGAGTATTTCGATGAGCTGGACCGGCTGGGGCTGATGATGTACGGGCAGATGACGGCCGGCTCTTGGATTTACATTGCCACCCAGGGCATTTTGCAGGGCACCTACGAAACCTTCGCCGCCGTGGCCGACAAGCACTTTGCAGGCACACTGGCTGGAACCGTTACCGTCACGGCCGGGCTGGGCGGCATGAGCGGCGCGCAGCCGCTGGCCGTGACCATGAACGACGGCGTGTGCCTGGTCATCGAGCCGATTGACGAGCGGGTGAAGCAGAAGGTGCGGGAAGGTTACCTCGACGAGCAGGCCCGCGACCTGCCGCACGCCCTAGCCCTGTGCGAGCAGTACAAAGCCGCCCGCACCGGCTGGAGCATCGGCCTCACCGGCAACGCCGCCACCGTGCTGCCCCAGCTGCTGACCCAGGGCTACAAAGTGGACATCGTAACGGACCAGACCTCAGCCCACGACCTGCTCGACTACATTCCTGAAGGCGACATTGACGCCGTGTTGCAGCTGCGCAAGGATGACCCCGCCGAGTTCCGGCGGCAGGCGCTGCAGTCCATCATGAAGCACTGCCAAGCCATTATTGACATGCAAACGGCCGGCGCGGTGGCCCTCGACTACGGCAACAACCTGCGCGGCCAGGCTGAGAAAGGCGGCCTCAAGGTACGCGACGACAACGGTCAGTTTCTCTACCCCGGCTTCGTGCCCGGCTACATCCGGCCGCTGTTCTGCGAGGGCAAAGGCCCTTTTCGCTGGGCCGCCCTCAGCGGCGACCCCCAGGATATTCTGCGCATCGACCGTGCTTTGCTGGAAACCTTCCCCGATAATAAGATGCTGGCCCGCTGGATTGAGAAGGCCCAGGCCAAGGTGCCGTTCATCGGCTTGCCGGCCCGGGTGTGCTGGCTGGGTTACGGCGAGCGGGAGAAGTTCGGCTTGGTCATCAACGACTTGGTGGCGCGGGGCGAAGTATCGGCCCCTATCGTCATCGGCCGCGACCACCTCGACTGCGGCTCTGTGGCCTCGCCCAACCGCGAAACCGAAGGCATGCTCGACGGCTCCGACGCCGTAGCCGACTGGCCCCTGCTCAACGCCCTGGCCAACTGCGCCAGCGGCGCCGACTGGGTGTCGCTGCACAACGGCGGCGGCGTGGGCATCGGCAACTCCACCCACTCCGGCATGGTGATAGTGGCCACCGGCACCCCCGAAAAAGCCGAGCGCCTGAGCCGCGTGCTCACCACCGACCCCGGCATGGGCGTCTTCCGCCACGCCGACGCCGGCTATGAGTTGGCCCGGCAGGTGGCTGAGGAGCGTGGGGTGCAGATTCCGGGGTGGGAGTAG